A portion of the Sphingorhabdus pulchriflava genome contains these proteins:
- a CDS encoding NADP-dependent isocitrate dehydrogenase, with product MAKIKVKNPVVELDGDEMTRIIWEWIRERLILPYLDIDLKYYDLGVEARDATDDKITVDAANAIKQYGVGVKCATITPDEARVEEFNLKKMWKSPNGTIRNILGGVVFREPIVIENVPRLIPGWTDPIVVGRHAFGDQYRATDTLIPGPGTLRLVFDGDDGEKLDLEVFKFPSSGVAMAMYNLDDSIRDFARASLNYGLNLGWPVYLSTKNTILKAYDGRFKDLFQEIFETEGFKEKFAAAGIVYEHRLIDDMVASALKWSGKFVWACKNYDGDVQSDQVAQGFGSLGLMTSILMTPDGKTVEAEAAHGTVTRHYRQHQAGKATSTNPIASIFAWTGGLKFRGKFDDTPDVTRFAETLEQVCIETVESGAMTKDLAILIGPDQAWMTTEQFFETVRANLETKMGNWQ from the coding sequence ATGGCAAAAATCAAGGTGAAAAACCCCGTCGTCGAACTCGATGGCGACGAAATGACCCGGATCATCTGGGAATGGATTCGCGAACGCCTGATACTGCCCTATCTCGACATCGACCTGAAATATTATGACCTGGGCGTCGAAGCCCGTGACGCGACGGACGACAAGATCACCGTAGATGCCGCGAACGCGATCAAGCAATATGGCGTCGGCGTGAAATGCGCAACGATCACCCCTGACGAAGCCCGTGTTGAAGAATTCAACCTCAAGAAAATGTGGAAATCGCCCAACGGCACGATCCGCAATATTCTTGGCGGCGTCGTGTTCCGCGAACCGATCGTGATCGAAAACGTCCCTCGCCTGATTCCCGGCTGGACCGACCCGATTGTGGTTGGCCGTCATGCCTTTGGCGACCAGTATCGCGCCACGGACACGCTGATCCCCGGTCCGGGCACGCTGCGACTTGTTTTTGACGGCGATGACGGCGAAAAACTGGACCTCGAAGTCTTCAAATTCCCGAGCAGCGGCGTCGCAATGGCGATGTACAATCTCGACGATTCGATCCGCGACTTTGCCCGCGCATCGCTCAACTACGGCCTCAACCTTGGCTGGCCTGTGTACCTGTCGACCAAGAACACCATCCTCAAGGCCTATGACGGCCGCTTCAAGGATCTGTTCCAGGAAATCTTCGAAACCGAAGGCTTCAAGGAAAAATTCGCCGCCGCCGGTATCGTGTACGAACACCGCCTGATCGACGACATGGTCGCATCGGCGCTGAAATGGAGCGGCAAGTTCGTGTGGGCCTGCAAAAATTATGATGGCGACGTCCAGTCGGATCAGGTGGCGCAGGGCTTCGGTTCGCTCGGTCTGATGACCTCGATCCTGATGACGCCCGACGGCAAGACCGTCGAGGCGGAAGCTGCGCACGGCACCGTCACTCGCCACTACCGCCAGCATCAGGCCGGCAAGGCAACTTCGACCAACCCGATTGCGTCGATCTTCGCCTGGACCGGTGGTCTGAAGTTCCGTGGCAAGTTCGACGACACACCCGACGTGACGCGCTTTGCCGAAACGTTGGAGCAGGTCTGCATCGAAACCGTCGAAAGCGGTGCAATGACCAAGGACCTCGCCATCCTGATCGGCCCCGATCAGGCGTGGATGACCACCGAGCAGTTTTTCGAAACGGTTCGCGCCAATCTCGAAACAAAAATGGGCAATTGGCAGTAA
- a CDS encoding CDP-alcohol phosphatidyltransferase family protein, whose protein sequence is MTDSNPRPGISLRALAPNAVTAMALCTGLSGVWFAMQSNWDAALLSVVVAGVLDAMDGRIARMLKGESRFGAELDSLSDVIAFGATPSLIIYSWALQHMPRFGWTICLFFVLCAALRLARFNARIDADDQPHKSAGFNTGVPSPAGAGLALLPLTIWLETGAEWARDYRLIGPWMLLCAALMISNVATFSWSSIRIRRSFRFLALAGVGLFAAALISAPWVALIAASLVYAGLIPLSVVSYAKVKRTRRATAQSA, encoded by the coding sequence ATGACTGATAGCAATCCTCGACCGGGAATATCGCTGCGCGCGCTGGCGCCTAATGCTGTTACCGCCATGGCCTTGTGCACCGGCCTCTCCGGCGTCTGGTTTGCCATGCAGAGCAATTGGGATGCCGCACTCCTCTCTGTCGTAGTCGCGGGTGTGCTCGACGCGATGGATGGCCGCATTGCGCGAATGCTGAAGGGTGAAAGCCGCTTTGGTGCCGAACTAGATTCCTTGTCCGATGTGATTGCCTTTGGGGCGACTCCCTCGTTGATTATCTATAGCTGGGCGTTGCAGCATATGCCGCGTTTCGGCTGGACGATTTGCCTGTTCTTTGTGCTGTGTGCAGCACTCCGGTTGGCGCGATTCAATGCGCGGATCGACGCCGATGATCAGCCGCACAAATCCGCCGGATTCAATACCGGTGTGCCTTCGCCTGCTGGCGCAGGGTTGGCTCTGCTACCACTTACAATCTGGCTCGAAACTGGTGCCGAATGGGCGCGCGACTATCGGCTGATTGGGCCGTGGATGCTGCTCTGCGCCGCCTTGATGATCTCAAATGTAGCAACCTTCAGCTGGTCGTCGATCCGTATCCGTCGGTCGTTCCGCTTTCTGGCGCTGGCAGGTGTGGGGCTGTTTGCCGCGGCTTTGATTTCAGCGCCCTGGGTCGCGTTAATTGCGGCAAGTCTGGTCTATGCGGGGCTGATCCCACTGAGCGTAGTCAGTTACGCCAAAGTGAAGCGAACGCGCCGGGCTACAGCGCAAAGCGCTTGA
- a CDS encoding cation:proton antiporter, producing the protein MAAELHTEGLNNALVILGAAGIVIPAFARLRITPIIGFLLVGVLVGPMGLGSPAAQYPWLRWITISDTAEITRIGEFGIILLLFGIGLELSFRRLWRMRKQVFGLGAAELFGGAILIGGALFAVGYNATEAIGLGLALSLSSTALVLPIAGTTSSVGRSAFAMLLFEDLAIVPIIFVLGVLGPQAASGGGWDALFSVAWQGLSVIVVMLVAGRYLLPPLFGQAARTKSPELFIAATLLVVILSSLATAAVGLSPIVGALIAGLLIAETDYRGEVETVVEPFKGLALGVFLISIGMQIDIGFISSNWDKLVAAVVVAVAINALVVISLLKLAGARPGVATETGLLMASPSETTLIVLGAASAAQIIDPETARFWQVATAIGLLITPILARIGHDMARRIQVRSSGLALEEEIRSDVEPRTVIIGFGRVGQLVAEMLQAHDQPYLAVEHNVDAVVAARRDGYNVIFGDVRKPQTLDRLHLDTAKALVLTMNDPVLAAKTVKRIRAQHADITIVARARDADHAAELYLAGVSDAVPETLESSLQLSEAVLVDLGIAMGPVIASIHEKRDEFRRAIKEAGELDKAPRLKLRSRLNPQAQP; encoded by the coding sequence ATGGCCGCCGAACTCCACACCGAAGGTTTGAACAACGCGCTCGTCATCTTGGGCGCGGCGGGGATTGTTATTCCTGCATTCGCCCGGTTGCGGATCACCCCGATTATCGGGTTCCTGCTGGTCGGTGTTCTGGTCGGCCCCATGGGTCTCGGCTCGCCTGCAGCGCAATATCCGTGGTTACGCTGGATAACCATTTCCGACACTGCCGAAATCACCCGCATCGGTGAATTTGGCATCATCCTGTTGCTGTTCGGCATCGGGCTTGAACTGTCATTCCGCAGGCTTTGGCGGATGCGCAAGCAGGTCTTCGGGCTGGGTGCCGCCGAATTATTTGGTGGAGCGATATTGATCGGCGGCGCGTTGTTTGCCGTTGGCTACAACGCCACCGAAGCTATCGGGCTTGGTCTCGCACTCTCGCTGTCTTCTACAGCATTGGTTCTGCCAATTGCAGGCACAACGTCCTCTGTGGGCCGCTCTGCATTCGCCATGCTGTTGTTTGAGGATCTGGCGATTGTGCCGATCATCTTTGTCCTCGGCGTGCTTGGCCCGCAGGCAGCAAGCGGTGGCGGATGGGATGCGTTGTTTTCGGTGGCGTGGCAGGGACTGTCAGTGATCGTCGTGATGCTAGTTGCGGGCCGCTATCTGCTTCCGCCGCTGTTCGGGCAGGCTGCACGCACCAAAAGCCCGGAATTGTTTATCGCCGCCACTCTGCTGGTCGTCATATTGTCGAGCCTCGCTACTGCCGCGGTTGGTCTTTCCCCCATCGTTGGCGCACTGATCGCCGGATTGCTGATCGCTGAAACCGACTATCGCGGCGAAGTCGAAACCGTGGTCGAACCCTTTAAGGGGTTGGCGTTGGGTGTATTTCTGATCAGCATCGGCATGCAGATCGACATCGGTTTCATATCGTCCAATTGGGACAAACTGGTGGCTGCAGTTGTCGTGGCCGTTGCAATAAATGCCCTTGTCGTCATCAGCCTGCTCAAACTTGCCGGCGCTCGGCCGGGCGTGGCAACCGAGACGGGCCTATTGATGGCTAGCCCATCCGAAACAACTTTGATCGTTCTGGGTGCCGCCAGCGCGGCACAAATCATCGATCCCGAAACTGCCCGGTTTTGGCAGGTTGCGACCGCTATAGGTTTGCTGATTACGCCAATATTGGCCAGGATAGGTCACGATATGGCGCGACGCATCCAGGTGCGGTCGAGCGGATTGGCGCTTGAAGAAGAGATCCGTTCCGACGTCGAACCGCGCACAGTCATTATCGGTTTCGGTCGTGTGGGACAGTTGGTGGCAGAAATGCTGCAAGCGCACGATCAACCCTATTTGGCGGTTGAGCACAATGTCGACGCGGTCGTAGCCGCGCGGCGCGACGGATATAATGTCATTTTTGGCGATGTCAGAAAGCCGCAAACCTTGGACAGACTGCATCTCGATACCGCCAAGGCGCTGGTGCTGACGATGAACGATCCGGTGCTGGCAGCGAAGACGGTGAAGCGAATTCGCGCGCAGCATGCCGATATAACCATCGTCGCCCGCGCCCGCGACGCAGATCATGCCGCAGAGCTCTATCTGGCCGGCGTAAGCGATGCGGTGCCCGAAACGCTCGAAAGCTCGCTTCAGCTGTCAGAGGCAGTTCTTGTCGATCTCGGCATTGCGATGGGACCGGTGATCGCATCCATCCATGAGAAACGCGACGAGTTCCGTCGCGCCATCAAGGAAGCTGGGGAGCTCGACAAAGCCCCCCGCCTCAAACTGCGCAGCAGGCTTAACCCGCAAGCACAGCCTTGA
- a CDS encoding DNA recombination protein RmuC, whose protein sequence is MGGKAARAGAETTVQLRAMLDEVLVERDAAKDRLARLETSLEERERSFNEQLKALSEAKDLLSSQFGEIGQKLLGEAQQAFLQRADERFHQAGEKNEERLKQLLAPVGERLKAYEDQVGKIEKERTEAYGALTGLIDQMRAGQERVQSEAARLVNSLRNAPKARGRWGEQQLKNVLESCGLSEHVDFVTEASVTVEDGRLRPDAIIRVPGGRSLVIDAKVSLNDYQDGFNADDDDARQIAMSRHTASMKNHIEGLSRKAYWDQFDDAPDYVIMFVPGEHFLAAALEHDPTLWDHAFEKRVLLATPTNLVAIARTVASVWRQEGLAREAKQIGALGKEMYDRIAVAAGHLKSVGSGLSSAVNNYNKFVGSFERNVMSTGRKFAELNIETGKRELEDVPEIEALPRYGSEAEQGLIASNKK, encoded by the coding sequence ATGGGTGGTAAAGCGGCGCGTGCAGGTGCGGAAACGACCGTGCAATTGCGGGCTATGCTTGATGAAGTTTTGGTTGAACGCGATGCTGCCAAAGATCGGCTGGCAAGGCTCGAAACCTCGCTCGAGGAGCGTGAGCGCAGCTTTAACGAGCAGTTGAAGGCGCTCTCGGAAGCCAAGGATTTGCTATCCTCCCAATTTGGCGAAATCGGGCAGAAGCTGCTCGGAGAAGCACAGCAGGCCTTTTTGCAGCGTGCGGACGAGCGCTTTCATCAGGCAGGCGAGAAGAATGAAGAGCGGTTGAAGCAGTTGCTTGCGCCGGTCGGGGAGCGATTGAAGGCCTATGAGGATCAGGTCGGCAAGATCGAGAAGGAACGCACAGAAGCCTATGGTGCTCTAACCGGCCTGATCGACCAGATGCGAGCAGGGCAGGAGCGGGTGCAGAGTGAGGCCGCACGGCTGGTCAATTCATTGCGCAATGCCCCCAAGGCACGCGGTCGCTGGGGTGAGCAGCAGCTCAAAAATGTGCTGGAAAGCTGCGGCCTATCCGAGCATGTCGATTTCGTAACCGAGGCAAGCGTTACCGTCGAAGATGGGCGGTTGCGGCCCGATGCCATCATTCGTGTGCCGGGCGGGCGCAGCCTCGTGATCGACGCCAAGGTATCGTTGAACGACTATCAGGATGGCTTTAATGCCGATGACGACGATGCGCGCCAAATCGCGATGTCGCGGCATACGGCCTCGATGAAAAACCATATCGAAGGGCTATCGCGCAAGGCCTATTGGGACCAGTTCGACGACGCGCCCGATTATGTTATTATGTTCGTCCCCGGCGAGCATTTCCTCGCAGCTGCGCTCGAACATGATCCGACGCTATGGGATCATGCCTTTGAAAAGCGTGTGTTGTTGGCAACGCCTACCAATCTTGTCGCGATTGCGCGCACGGTGGCGAGCGTATGGCGGCAAGAGGGACTCGCACGCGAAGCCAAGCAGATTGGCGCGTTGGGCAAGGAAATGTATGACAGGATTGCTGTTGCTGCAGGGCATTTGAAATCGGTCGGCTCCGGACTGTCCTCGGCCGTCAACAACTACAACAAATTTGTCGGCAGTTTTGAACGTAATGTGATGAGTACAGGCCGCAAATTCGCCGAGCTCAACATTGAAACTGGCAAGCGCGAACTTGAAGATGTCCCGGAAATCGAGGCATTGCCCCGATATGGGAGCGAAGCAGAGCAGGGACTTATAGCGTCGAACAAGAAGTGA
- a CDS encoding N-acyl-D-amino-acid deacylase family protein — MDYDLVIRNGHIVDGSGKPAFTGDVGVRDGKIVAVGTVEGRAASEIDAGGKLVTPGFVDIHTHFDGQATWESRMAPSSNHGVTTVLMGNCGVGFAPCRPHQRDMLVKLMEGVEDIPEVVMVDGLPWNWETFPDYLNALEERKLDIDVATQVPHSAVRIFVMGERAARHEPPTKDDLAQMRALVKEAIEAGAFGVTTSRNMMHRTRAGELAPSLYSEFDELCALMDGLVEAKAGVFQMIPAPANDAEEEFALLRGLAEHGKRPVSFTLLDVPGQPGAGWRSMLRGLEKARQDGLQMRGQVAPRPVGMFYGLDLSLNPFSSHPSYKAIAGLPLADRVAKMRDPEFRAQLLSEIAEDSNPVTLTLINAFRASNEWEDGRPNYEPERANSMEARAQAAGQSVEEFAYDRLLEDEGRRMFYLPAANYTEGNLSAVREMLGHPDTVMALADGGAHYGLICDSSFPTYYLQRWARDAAESERIDLPRAVAELTSKTAATVGLNDRGLIAPGMKADLNVIDFDALQLRVPEIVYDLPAGGKRMLQKVDGIVATIVNGKITYRNGEPTGELPGRLVRRTAMELAA, encoded by the coding sequence ATGGATTATGATCTTGTCATTCGGAACGGCCATATCGTCGACGGCAGCGGCAAGCCTGCCTTTACAGGTGATGTCGGCGTTCGCGACGGAAAGATTGTTGCCGTTGGCACTGTCGAAGGCCGGGCTGCGAGCGAAATCGACGCTGGCGGAAAACTTGTCACGCCGGGCTTTGTCGACATCCACACTCATTTTGACGGTCAGGCGACATGGGAAAGCCGCATGGCACCCTCGTCGAACCACGGCGTCACCACGGTGCTGATGGGCAATTGCGGCGTCGGCTTTGCCCCCTGCCGTCCGCACCAGCGCGACATGCTGGTCAAATTGATGGAAGGGGTTGAGGATATCCCCGAAGTCGTAATGGTCGATGGCCTGCCTTGGAATTGGGAAACCTTCCCCGATTATCTGAACGCGCTGGAAGAACGCAAACTCGATATCGATGTTGCAACGCAGGTTCCGCACTCCGCCGTACGCATCTTCGTCATGGGCGAACGCGCGGCACGGCACGAACCGCCGACCAAAGACGATCTGGCGCAGATGCGCGCGCTGGTAAAAGAAGCGATCGAAGCGGGTGCATTTGGCGTGACCACCTCGCGCAACATGATGCACCGGACACGCGCGGGCGAGCTTGCGCCCAGCCTCTATTCCGAGTTTGACGAGCTTTGCGCGCTGATGGACGGGCTGGTCGAAGCCAAGGCAGGCGTTTTCCAGATGATCCCTGCCCCCGCCAACGATGCGGAAGAGGAATTTGCCCTGCTGCGCGGTCTGGCTGAACATGGCAAGCGACCGGTGTCCTTCACCCTGCTCGATGTCCCCGGCCAGCCCGGCGCTGGCTGGCGGTCAATGCTGCGCGGTCTGGAGAAGGCCCGGCAGGATGGGCTGCAGATGCGCGGTCAGGTCGCACCTCGGCCCGTCGGCATGTTCTATGGCCTCGACCTCAGCCTGAATCCGTTCAGCTCGCACCCCAGCTACAAGGCGATCGCCGGGCTGCCTTTGGCGGATCGGGTCGCGAAGATGCGCGATCCGGAATTCCGTGCGCAATTGTTGTCGGAAATCGCAGAAGACAGCAATCCGGTAACGCTCACGCTGATCAACGCCTTCCGCGCCAGTAATGAATGGGAAGATGGCCGCCCGAATTACGAACCCGAACGCGCCAACAGCATGGAAGCCCGCGCGCAGGCAGCCGGACAAAGCGTCGAGGAATTTGCCTATGACAGGCTGCTTGAGGATGAAGGGCGTCGGATGTTCTACCTGCCCGCTGCCAATTATACCGAAGGCAATCTGTCTGCGGTGCGCGAAATGCTGGGCCATCCTGACACCGTGATGGCACTGGCCGATGGTGGCGCGCATTACGGCCTGATCTGCGATTCAAGCTTCCCAACCTATTATCTACAACGCTGGGCGCGCGATGCTGCAGAGAGCGAACGCATTGATTTGCCCCGGGCTGTAGCTGAACTGACCTCCAAAACAGCGGCGACCGTAGGCCTTAACGATCGCGGCTTGATCGCTCCGGGCATGAAGGCTGATCTGAATGTGATCGATTTTGACGCGTTGCAATTGCGCGTGCCGGAGATTGTCTATGACCTTCCGGCAGGCGGCAAGCGGATGCTGCAAAAGGTGGACGGCATTGTCGCGACGATCGTCAACGGCAAGATTACTTACCGCAATGGTGAGCCCACCGGCGAGCTGCCCGGAAGGCTCGTTCGACGCACCGCAATGGAACTAGCGGCCTGA
- the alaS gene encoding alanine--tRNA ligase, with product MTSTNDIRRGFLDYFGNAGHDVVQSAPLVPYNDPTLMFVNAGMVPFKNVFTGLETRDTPRAASSQKCVRAGGKHNDLDNVGYTARHHTFFEMLGNFSFGDYFKEQAITHAWTLLTKVWGLNPDKLTATVYHTDDEAFDLWKKIAGLPEHRIIRIPTSDNFWSMGDTGPCGPCSEIFYDHGEHIFGGPPGSPDEDGDRFVEIWNLVFMQFERQDDGTDVPLPKPSIDTGMGLERIAAVLQGVHDNYDTDTFKALIAASEELTGSKAEGDSKASHRVIADHLRSTSFLLADGVMPSNEGRGYVLRRIMRRAMRHAHLLGAKEPLMHRLVGSLAAEMGAAYPELLRAQPLIEATLRQEETQFRRTLDKGLKLLDEATGGMKAGDVLAGETAFKLYDTYGFPYDLTEDALRAQGFGIDRAGFDAAMDNQKAMARAAWKGSGAKASDEVWFDIAERVGSTEFTGYTATEGEGQVVALVKDGAEVQSAKAGDSVTLITNQTPFYGESGGQMGDAGTISSLSGFAATVTDTSKPLGRLHAHQLTVDTGEVKVGDVVQLKIDTVRRDTLRSNHSATHLLHAALRNRLGSHVTQKGSMVAPDRLRFDFSHNQAVTPEEIADIEAEVNAQIRRNTAVTTRLMAPDQAVEAGALALFGEKYGDEVRVLSMGEVEGANYSVELCGGTHVNALGDIALMTIVSEGAVASGIRRIEALTGEAARQHLARRESQLKDIASLLKTAPDEVATRVETLLAERRTLEKELSDAKTKLALSGGGGPKAEAEKIGDTSFIGQVIAGIEPKALRGLADEQMKALGGGVVAIIASNENANTVVVAVSPELTGKFAAPDLVRAATTAMGGQGGGGRPEMAQGGGPAGAAQAQAGLDAIKAVLAG from the coding sequence ATGACCTCGACAAACGATATCCGCCGCGGCTTTCTCGACTATTTCGGCAATGCCGGACATGATGTGGTGCAGTCTGCCCCGCTAGTGCCCTATAATGACCCGACATTGATGTTCGTCAATGCCGGTATGGTGCCGTTCAAGAATGTGTTCACGGGGCTTGAAACCCGGGACACCCCTCGCGCTGCATCGAGCCAGAAATGCGTGCGCGCAGGCGGGAAGCATAATGATCTCGACAATGTCGGCTATACCGCGCGGCACCACACTTTCTTTGAAATGCTTGGGAATTTCTCCTTCGGCGATTATTTCAAGGAACAGGCGATCACCCATGCCTGGACTTTGCTGACCAAAGTCTGGGGTTTGAACCCGGACAAGCTGACGGCAACGGTCTATCACACCGATGATGAAGCCTTTGATCTTTGGAAGAAGATTGCAGGCCTGCCAGAACATCGCATCATTCGTATCCCGACCAGCGATAATTTCTGGTCGATGGGCGATACCGGGCCCTGCGGCCCGTGCAGCGAAATCTTCTACGATCATGGCGAACATATTTTCGGTGGGCCCCCGGGTAGCCCGGACGAGGATGGCGACCGCTTCGTCGAAATCTGGAACCTCGTCTTCATGCAGTTCGAACGGCAGGATGATGGCACCGATGTGCCTTTGCCCAAGCCATCGATCGACACCGGCATGGGGCTGGAACGCATTGCCGCGGTGCTGCAGGGCGTACACGACAATTATGATACCGATACCTTCAAGGCGCTGATTGCCGCCTCTGAAGAGCTGACCGGATCCAAGGCAGAAGGTGACAGCAAGGCGAGCCACCGCGTCATTGCGGATCACCTACGTTCAACCAGCTTCCTGCTGGCCGATGGCGTGATGCCCTCCAACGAAGGGCGGGGCTATGTTCTGCGTCGCATCATGCGCCGCGCGATGCGCCACGCGCATTTGCTTGGAGCCAAAGAGCCTTTGATGCACCGCTTGGTCGGCAGTCTTGCCGCTGAAATGGGTGCGGCCTATCCGGAACTGCTCCGCGCCCAGCCGCTGATCGAAGCGACGCTCCGCCAAGAGGAAACCCAGTTCCGCCGCACGCTCGACAAGGGGCTGAAGTTGCTCGACGAGGCAACCGGCGGAATGAAGGCGGGTGACGTGCTCGCGGGCGAAACCGCGTTCAAGCTCTATGACACTTACGGCTTCCCATATGACCTGACCGAAGATGCACTCCGCGCGCAGGGTTTCGGTATTGACCGTGCCGGCTTTGATGCCGCAATGGATAACCAGAAAGCGATGGCGCGCGCCGCGTGGAAGGGTTCGGGCGCAAAGGCTTCGGATGAGGTCTGGTTCGATATTGCCGAGCGTGTCGGTTCGACGGAGTTTACCGGCTATACCGCGACCGAGGGCGAGGGGCAGGTGGTTGCACTCGTCAAGGATGGCGCTGAAGTACAATCCGCCAAAGCTGGTGACAGCGTGACATTGATCACCAACCAGACGCCCTTTTATGGCGAAAGCGGTGGTCAGATGGGCGATGCTGGCACAATTTCGAGCTTGTCGGGCTTTGCAGCGACGGTCACTGACACCTCGAAGCCACTGGGTCGCCTGCATGCGCACCAGTTGACCGTTGATACCGGCGAAGTGAAGGTGGGCGATGTCGTCCAGCTAAAGATCGATACCGTGCGCCGTGATACGCTGCGTTCGAACCACAGTGCCACGCACTTGCTGCATGCGGCACTCCGTAATCGCTTGGGTAGCCATGTGACGCAAAAGGGTAGTATGGTTGCACCAGATCGCCTGCGTTTCGACTTTTCGCACAATCAGGCTGTGACGCCTGAAGAAATTGCCGACATCGAGGCCGAGGTCAATGCGCAAATCCGCCGAAACACTGCGGTGACCACTCGCTTGATGGCTCCCGACCAAGCAGTCGAGGCGGGCGCGCTGGCTCTGTTTGGTGAGAAATATGGCGACGAAGTCCGCGTGCTCAGCATGGGAGAGGTTGAGGGCGCCAATTATTCGGTCGAATTGTGCGGCGGCACCCATGTCAATGCGCTCGGCGATATCGCACTGATGACGATTGTTTCTGAAGGAGCCGTCGCGAGCGGCATTCGCCGTATAGAGGCATTGACCGGTGAGGCCGCCCGCCAGCATCTTGCGCGCCGTGAAAGCCAGTTGAAGGACATCGCGTCGCTGCTCAAAACAGCGCCAGATGAAGTGGCAACGCGCGTCGAAACCCTTCTCGCAGAACGTCGCACGCTCGAAAAGGAACTATCGGACGCCAAGACCAAGCTGGCGCTTTCGGGCGGCGGTGGCCCCAAGGCGGAAGCCGAGAAAATCGGCGATACCAGTTTCATAGGGCAGGTCATCGCCGGAATTGAACCCAAGGCGCTGCGTGGGCTTGCCGACGAACAGATGAAGGCACTTGGCGGTGGTGTTGTCGCGATTATCGCTTCTAACGAAAATGCCAATACCGTCGTTGTCGCTGTCTCGCCCGAATTGACCGGCAAATTTGCTGCACCCGATCTCGTTCGCGCCGCCACCACCGCAATGGGCGGGCAGGGCGGTGGTGGTCGTCCGGAAATGGCGCAGGGTGGTGGACCAGCAGGCGCCGCTCAGGCGCAGGCCGGGCTCGATGCGATCAAGGCTGTGCTTGCGGGTTAA
- a CDS encoding phosphatidylserine decarboxylase gives MTKQELTNRGTGVAKWSFPPVHPEGRKFGLIAAAVTAVFAFMAWETLAWPMAGITIWTLAFFRDPARATPIDDRFVVAPADGLVTLIEKVLPPPELAGPAGLGDQPMTRVSIFMSVFDVHINRAPIRGTIKRVAYIAGKFLNADLDKASEENERQHFLVERPDGVRIGFTQIAGLVARRIVAFVKEGDVVAAGQRVGLIRFGSRVDVYLPHGTAPRIIKGQRCVAGETILAEIGVDQDLRAIAH, from the coding sequence ATGACAAAGCAAGAACTGACAAACCGGGGCACCGGGGTCGCAAAATGGTCTTTCCCCCCGGTTCATCCGGAAGGGCGTAAATTCGGTCTCATCGCTGCGGCGGTGACGGCGGTGTTTGCCTTCATGGCTTGGGAAACGCTTGCCTGGCCTATGGCGGGTATTACCATCTGGACTTTGGCGTTTTTCCGTGACCCTGCCCGCGCGACACCGATTGACGACCGTTTTGTGGTGGCACCAGCCGATGGCCTGGTCACGCTCATCGAAAAGGTTCTGCCGCCACCCGAACTGGCTGGTCCGGCAGGACTAGGTGACCAGCCGATGACGCGGGTGTCGATTTTCATGAGCGTCTTCGACGTGCATATCAACCGCGCCCCCATTCGCGGCACGATCAAGCGCGTGGCCTATATTGCGGGCAAATTCCTCAACGCTGATCTGGATAAGGCCAGCGAAGAGAATGAGCGCCAGCATTTCCTTGTCGAACGGCCCGATGGCGTGCGCATCGGCTTCACCCAGATTGCAGGCCTTGTCGCCCGCCGCATCGTTGCCTTTGTGAAGGAAGGCGATGTCGTCGCTGCTGGCCAGCGTGTCGGTCTGATCCGCTTTGGCAGCCGCGTTGACGTATATCTGCCGCACGGGACTGCGCCACGTATAATAAAAGGTCAGCGCTGCGTCGCTGGTGAAACGATCCTCGCTGAAATCGGTGTTGATCAGGATCTGCGCGCAATCGCCCATTGA
- a CDS encoding GntR family transcriptional regulator, producing MQSTSAISNSTKTSAAEIARTVIEALEAGEFAPGQRMVEADLCLRFGVGRQIIREALQHLNAYGVVAIEPNRGAHIIHVTRHEAVMTLELTELLFGLVSRSAARRIAAGCDPTRLSDAIGQLVASSETDDPVHYMRARRHLFAALSHIAGNPELNRIMEQVRVHVMRAQFGFAAFRSGHALELAEIGRTVLVGKSEEAEDLSRAYVRRIREFLQQI from the coding sequence ATGCAATCCACATCGGCAATCTCAAATTCAACCAAAACCTCAGCGGCAGAAATTGCCCGCACGGTAATCGAAGCGCTCGAAGCAGGCGAATTTGCGCCTGGCCAACGCATGGTCGAAGCCGATCTGTGCCTGCGTTTCGGCGTTGGCAGGCAGATTATCCGCGAAGCGCTGCAGCATCTGAACGCCTATGGCGTCGTCGCGATCGAGCCAAATCGCGGCGCACATATCATCCATGTCACCCGCCACGAAGCCGTAATGACGCTGGAATTGACCGAACTTCTGTTCGGGCTGGTTTCACGCAGCGCCGCTCGCCGTATTGCCGCGGGTTGCGACCCAACACGACTGTCGGACGCGATTGGCCAGCTTGTCGCATCCTCAGAAACTGACGATCCAGTCCATTATATGCGCGCGCGCCGTCACCTGTTCGCCGCGCTTTCACACATCGCGGGCAACCCTGAATTGAACCGCATCATGGAGCAGGTCCGCGTCCATGTGATGCGCGCACAGTTTGGTTTTGCCGCATTCCGTTCAGGGCATGCGCTGGAACTGGCAGAGATTGGTCGGACTGTGCTGGTAGGCAAATCAGAGGAAGCCGAGGATTTGAGCCGGGCCTATGTCCGCCGCATCCGCGAATTCCTGCAACAGATATAG